Proteins from a genomic interval of Polaribacter sp. Q13:
- a CDS encoding type I restriction endonuclease subunit R, with protein sequence MKKISEAQLENQLIKQLVGLGYTNVSVLNGDALVSNLKTQLETFNNCTFSDKEFDKVLNHLEKGNVFEKAKTLRGRFQFENDRGEATYIRFFNNEDTSKNLYQVTNQITQEGTYKNRYDVTLLVNGLPLIQIELKRRGLEIKEAFNQINRYQKHSFWSNHGLFQYVQLFIISNGVNTKYLANNELQSVKQTFFWSDVDNKNIKDLTPFTTAFLNTKHLGLMIAKYIVRNQTHKILMVLRPYQFYAVEKLVIQVENNTDNAYIWHTTGSGKTLTSFKASQIIMDLPTVDKVLFVVDRKDLDYQTMKEFNSFKKDSVDVTKNTNSLVKQLASDSKLVLTTIQKLNNAISKEQYKKKLETLKNKRVVIIFDECHRSQFGETHKLITDYFTNSQLFGFTGTPIFADNASKNDLGKRTTKDLFGKCLHKYVITDAIGDGNVLKFGIEYIGRYKKKSNTLLDIDVEDIDKTEVFKDEKRLEKIADYIIRYHSTKTDNKHFSALFAVSNIKSLIKYYDIFKAKKQAGEHNLRIATIFSYGANEANEDAQDNLPDNEFDVAAESELSYKSSHSRDKLDEYIVDYNQMYNTSFSTKDGVQFENYFKDISKRLKEREKKNFNDAKDRLDIVIVVNMMLTGFDAKKVNTLYVDKNLQQHGLIQAFSRTNRILGEKKSQGNIVCFRNLKKATDEAITLFSNKNPIETIFTPNYEDIAKKFDENLKALLEITPTHQSVDDLVGEEQQFQFVQAFRRVLRAKNVLESYVDFDWENLGIDEQTFENYKSEYLDIKDFVDEQRRTHKTSILNDVDFELELIHRDEINIVYILQLLSKIKVKDKTEAAKQKKAIIDLLGGDVKLRSKKELIEKFIEENLPHIDDVDKIKDEFEKYWHQEKVLALSKICEEENLDQQQFNSLIESYIYNGQEPIRQDIFKCLDNRPSILKAREIGERIIVKMKKYINIFIDGMVG encoded by the coding sequence ATGAAAAAAATATCTGAAGCACAATTAGAAAATCAACTAATTAAACAATTAGTTGGTTTAGGCTATACAAATGTTTCTGTTTTAAACGGAGATGCTTTGGTATCTAATCTTAAAACACAATTAGAAACGTTTAATAATTGTACGTTTTCAGATAAAGAGTTTGACAAGGTTTTAAACCATTTAGAAAAAGGAAATGTTTTTGAAAAAGCAAAGACTTTAAGAGGTCGTTTTCAATTTGAAAACGATAGAGGAGAAGCCACTTATATTCGTTTCTTTAATAATGAAGATACTTCTAAAAATCTGTATCAAGTAACCAATCAAATTACCCAAGAAGGCACATATAAAAACAGATACGATGTTACATTGTTGGTTAATGGTTTGCCATTAATACAAATAGAATTAAAAAGGCGTGGTTTAGAAATTAAAGAAGCTTTTAATCAAATTAATAGGTATCAAAAACACTCTTTTTGGTCTAATCATGGCTTATTTCAGTATGTACAATTATTTATAATTAGTAATGGTGTAAACACAAAATACCTGGCAAATAATGAGTTGCAATCTGTAAAACAAACCTTTTTCTGGTCTGATGTAGATAATAAGAATATTAAAGATTTAACCCCTTTTACAACTGCTTTTTTAAATACAAAGCATTTAGGGTTAATGATTGCAAAGTACATTGTAAGAAACCAAACACATAAAATTTTAATGGTGTTAAGACCGTATCAATTTTATGCAGTAGAAAAACTAGTTATACAAGTAGAAAACAATACAGATAACGCATATATATGGCATACAACGGGTTCTGGTAAAACATTAACCTCTTTTAAAGCAAGTCAGATTATTATGGATTTGCCTACAGTAGACAAAGTGCTTTTTGTAGTAGACAGAAAAGATTTAGACTATCAAACCATGAAAGAATTTAACTCTTTTAAAAAAGATAGTGTAGATGTTACCAAAAACACCAATAGCTTAGTAAAACAACTCGCAAGCGATTCTAAATTAGTATTAACAACTATTCAGAAGTTAAACAATGCTATTTCTAAAGAACAGTATAAGAAGAAATTAGAAACGTTAAAAAATAAGCGAGTAGTCATTATTTTTGATGAATGCCATAGAAGTCAGTTTGGAGAAACGCACAAACTTATTACCGATTATTTTACAAATTCACAATTATTTGGTTTTACAGGAACACCCATTTTTGCAGACAATGCCTCTAAAAACGATTTAGGAAAAAGAACCACCAAAGACTTATTTGGAAAATGTTTGCACAAATATGTAATCACGGATGCCATTGGAGATGGTAATGTTTTAAAATTTGGAATAGAATATATTGGTCGTTATAAAAAGAAAAGCAACACATTACTAGATATTGATGTAGAAGATATTGATAAAACAGAAGTTTTTAAAGATGAAAAACGCTTAGAAAAAATTGCTGATTATATTATTAGATACCACAGTACAAAAACAGATAACAAACATTTTTCTGCATTGTTTGCAGTAAGTAATATTAAAAGTTTAATTAAATATTACGATATTTTTAAGGCTAAAAAACAAGCTGGTGAACATAATTTAAGAATAGCAACTATTTTTTCTTATGGAGCAAATGAAGCTAATGAAGATGCACAAGATAATTTACCCGATAATGAATTTGATGTTGCTGCAGAAAGTGAATTAAGTTATAAATCTAGCCATTCTAGAGATAAATTAGACGAATACATTGTAGATTATAACCAAATGTACAACACTAGTTTTTCTACAAAAGATGGTGTACAATTCGAAAACTATTTTAAAGACATTAGCAAACGATTAAAAGAACGAGAAAAGAAAAATTTTAATGATGCTAAAGACCGTTTAGACATTGTTATTGTTGTAAATATGATGCTTACTGGTTTTGATGCTAAAAAAGTAAATACCTTGTATGTAGACAAGAATTTACAACAACACGGTTTAATACAAGCCTTTTCAAGAACTAATAGAATATTAGGAGAAAAGAAATCGCAAGGTAATATTGTATGCTTTAGAAACTTAAAAAAGGCTACAGATGAAGCAATTACATTGTTTTCTAATAAAAACCCTATAGAAACAATTTTTACACCTAATTACGAAGATATTGCAAAGAAATTTGACGAAAATTTAAAAGCATTACTAGAAATTACACCAACGCACCAAAGTGTAGATGATTTAGTAGGAGAGGAGCAACAATTTCAATTTGTACAAGCGTTTAGACGTGTTTTAAGAGCAAAAAACGTGTTAGAATCTTATGTAGATTTCGACTGGGAAAATTTAGGAATTGATGAGCAAACATTTGAAAACTATAAAAGCGAATATTTAGATATTAAAGATTTTGTAGATGAACAAAGAAGGACGCATAAAACATCAATTTTAAATGATGTAGATTTTGAGTTAGAATTAATTCATAGAGACGAAATAAATATCGTTTATATTTTACAGTTACTTTCTAAAATAAAAGTAAAAGATAAAACAGAAGCAGCAAAACAGAAAAAAGCAATCATCGATTTATTAGGTGGTGATGTTAAATTAAGGAGTAAAAAAGAACTCATAGAAAAATTTATAGAGGAAAATTTACCACATATTGATGATGTAGATAAAATTAAAGATGAATTTGAAAAATATTGGCATCAAGAAAAAGTATTGGCTTTATCTAAAATTTGTGAAGAAGAAAATTTAGACCAACAACAATTCAATTCTTTAATTGAAAGTTATATTTATAACGGACAAGAACCCATTAGACAAGACATTTTTAAATGTTTGGATAATAGACCAAGTATTTTAAAAGCGCGTGAAATTGGTGAAAGAATCATTGTAAAGATGAAGAAATACATCAATATTTTTATTGATGGTATGGTTGGTTAA